Below is a window of Pangasianodon hypophthalmus isolate fPanHyp1 chromosome 28, fPanHyp1.pri, whole genome shotgun sequence DNA.
cccaaccgcctcaaggtttgtcgtgttgtgcattctgagatgcttttctgctcaccacagttgtacagagtggttatctgagtcactatcagttttctgtaaagttgaTCCAGTCTGGCCTTTCTCCGTTGACCTGGCCCATCAAAAAGGCATTTCTgtccgcagaactgccgctcactggatgttttttctttattgtaccattctgtgtaaactctagagactagtgttgtgaaaattccaggagatcagcagttacagaaatactcaaaccagaccgtctggcaccaacaatcatgccacggtaaAAATCGAGATTtttgaagacttttccatgacGTAAAACTTACTTACTGTTAtaaagttctgacactggagactctctCCATAAATGTTATTAGCCCTACATTATGTAGATCACATGCCATACTAGTCCCTGtgtaaactgttactatagtaactgTATCATGTTAGACACACATAGTATTGGATCAGAGCCATCATTGTATCTTTTGAatgatctttatttattttcgtAACCAATAAAATTAACTATGTTTCTGCAGATTGTTGTTGTCCTCTTTGTGGGAGACACTGATGCAAATTTGAGTTGCTGCAGCCTCTCCAGCATCTTCTTCTACAACAAGCTCCTGTAACGCTCTCACATAAGTTGTGTAGCGCTTCACCTGCTGCTCCAGATAATCTAAAGATAAAGTACCATCCCAAAGAGGCAATGTCAGATAGTAACCCATATGTTCTGAAACCCTCTGTAACTGGTCCTTGTGGTACTCGAGCTGCTGCTCTAGAGACAGAGTGGTGGGGAATGAAGGTAGGACCCGAGGGTGATGTGCCTCCATGTTGTGTGAAGCAGAAGTGAGTGGAGGAGCAGAGTAACGGGCGGCGATGCGGTTAATGATCGCAACCCATGATGTCTGCTCTACTTCACTCTCGGCCTGGAAGTAGAAGAATCTGGAGTCTGCGGTCTTGAGGCACAGCACATGGGGCCTCTTTTTGTAATCTACAGGGTATGCCATGGCATGATGCAGTCTAATGGCATTCTTGTTGTCTGCCTCGCACAAgtcagatgtgtttttttgtaaatgcagAACCATGCCTTTTAGAACTGCAGTAAACGGCTTCCATGCTCTCTGgcactttctgttttttctcccaTTCTCATCTGTAACTCTTTTGCAGATGAGATTTCCTGTTTTGTGGACAGTAGTGGTAGGGTTGTTGTCAGTCCCAAATGATGAGCTACAGCCAGAATCCTCTGGTATCGACGTTTCCCTTTTGCCCATAGCCTGACATCTAGTTTTTACTCTAAACGATTGTAGCGGCTTCATTTTGATTGATTTATAGATGTTCTTCAAGTGCATCAGGCGATACTGATATTTGCAACTTGCACTATTCAGGTTGGCTATAAATTCTTCACAAGTCATTTTCCTCCCTTTGTGACCACCATTAAGATCAGCATTCAGTATGATCACGGCCCAGCTCAGGTAGTACACTGCAGGCTGGAAGCTGAGCCGTTGTCCAGTACACTTAAGGTACCGACGAGAGAAGTGTGTTATAAGGAGATGCTGAATCTCAAGTTCATCCTCTGGCCAAAACACTCTGAGGAACGATCGGAGAGTCCTGTCCAGAGACTTTGATGTAAACCTAAAGAATTTCACGTACGCCTTCACTGTTACCTCGGCTAATTCCAGATCCTCACTCAGCTGCCGGATTATCTCCAGACATCTCAACTCTTCCTGGTGGTAGAGCTTCCTGGCAAGGTTTTGCCCTTTCAGATGGGTTTCTGTCTGCTTCCAGAAGAGGTTATTTTGCTGGATT
It encodes the following:
- the LOC113547353 gene encoding PH and SEC7 domain-containing protein 2-like, whose translation is MEMSCYFLPSVLKNWLTKPDSDEEEEVASGATDEEEVASGAIEQEEAVAQITKQVEVVRDFKQNISVKIQQNNLFWKQTETHLKGQNLARKLYHQEELRCLEIIRQLSEDLELAEVTVKAYVKFFRFTSKSLDRTLRSFLRVFWPEDELEIQHLLITHFSRRYLKCTGQRLSFQPAVYYLSWAVIILNADLNGGHKGRKMTCEEFIANLNSASCKYQYRLMHLKNIYKSIKMKPLQSFRVKTRCQAMGKRETSIPEDSGCSSSFGTDNNPTTTVHKTGNLICKRVTDENGRKNRKCQRAWKPFTAVLKGMVLHLQKNTSDLCEADNKNAIRLHHAMAYPVDYKKRPHVLCLKTADSRFFYFQAESEVEQTSWVAIINRIAARYSAPPLTSASHNMEAHHPRVLPSFPTTLSLEQQLEYHKDQLQRVSEHMGYYLTLPLWDGTLSLDYLEQQVKRYTTYVRALQELVVEEDAGEAAATQICISVSHKEDNNNLQKHS